One Alteromonas gilva DNA segment encodes these proteins:
- a CDS encoding TrbI/VirB10 family protein, which yields MTDLLEKIKQPEVRKYLVMGVLVALVFAFLTYSGEDTSERRRASKPDATESVFGLTESTEMIEQQEISVLMDTVKKDLNEKDRALSERERKQKAELDKVRESLDSTQNELFELKNMIRQLAKGGNRPIDAGQATAGGQARLAGDNTPLDVAPGQEGILYRQQTQVVTKEPMVFDNDVIRTITQRKVREVTESGKVEVRDVQTNTISGNTQQIDDQTARAKSKAEQNNAKVNDEDGGEYTLAMGSIISGTTLNGVAAPTGVQSTSEPIPVMMRIKQEALMPNHFTLDIRECHMLGSAVGNLSSERVYIRAEGISCITEDGQAIEKNITAYAVSSYDGMAGVKGDVVSRTGSMIASTMMASFLSGFGEAAAPRQVQAVNTAPQVDTLWQSQNLSTYAGSGILNGASSSAERLANYYMSMVEQTYPVVELLPGTQIDFLVQKGMTMKLDGNGMVGG from the coding sequence ATGACGGATTTATTAGAAAAAATTAAACAACCGGAAGTGCGTAAATATCTGGTGATGGGTGTTTTAGTCGCACTGGTATTCGCATTCCTCACTTACAGCGGGGAAGATACGTCAGAAAGGCGCCGTGCCTCCAAGCCGGATGCAACAGAAAGTGTGTTTGGTTTAACCGAATCAACAGAAATGATCGAGCAACAGGAAATTTCTGTGCTGATGGATACGGTTAAAAAAGACCTTAACGAAAAGGATCGTGCACTTTCTGAGCGTGAACGTAAGCAGAAGGCGGAGCTGGATAAAGTTCGTGAGTCTTTGGATTCCACGCAAAATGAACTGTTTGAGCTTAAGAACATGATCCGCCAATTGGCAAAAGGGGGGAATCGTCCGATTGATGCCGGTCAAGCAACTGCTGGTGGCCAAGCGCGATTGGCGGGTGATAATACCCCTTTGGACGTAGCCCCCGGGCAGGAAGGTATTCTGTATCGCCAGCAAACTCAGGTGGTGACAAAAGAGCCGATGGTTTTTGATAACGACGTGATCAGAACCATTACTCAGCGCAAAGTACGCGAAGTAACCGAGTCCGGAAAAGTCGAAGTTAGAGATGTTCAAACAAATACCATTTCTGGTAACACTCAGCAAATTGACGACCAGACAGCCCGTGCAAAGTCGAAGGCTGAGCAGAACAACGCCAAAGTAAATGACGAAGATGGCGGGGAATATACACTGGCGATGGGTTCAATCATCAGCGGTACAACGCTAAACGGTGTTGCAGCACCTACTGGTGTTCAATCCACCAGCGAACCCATACCCGTGATGATGCGAATAAAACAAGAAGCGCTTATGCCAAATCACTTCACACTGGATATTCGTGAGTGCCACATGCTGGGTTCAGCTGTAGGAAACCTATCTTCAGAACGGGTTTATATCCGCGCAGAAGGCATCAGCTGTATCACAGAAGATGGTCAAGCCATTGAAAAGAATATCACAGCCTACGCAGTATCAAGCTATGACGGTATGGCCGGTGTTAAAGGTGATGTGGTATCACGGACTGGCAGCATGATAGCGAGCACGATGATGGCCAGCTTCTTAAGTGGCTTCGGTGAAGCTGCTGCGCCGCGTCAGGTGCAAGCTGTGAATACCGCGCCTCAAGTGGATACGCTGTGGCAGTCACAGAACCTGAGCACTTATGCCGGTTCAGGGATCTTGAATGGTGCCTCAAGCTCAGCTGAGCGTTTGGCAAACTACTACATGAGCATGGTTGAACAAACCTACCCAGTGGTAGAGCTGCTGCCGGGCACACAGATTGATTTCCTGGTGCAAAAAGGCATGACCATGAAGTTGGACGGCAATGGCATGGTGGGTGGCTAA
- a CDS encoding single-stranded DNA-binding protein: MSFGFIEVLAVGNIGEISPATLPSGDAVTNFTFASTKYWKDKQGQQQEKTTWVRCKAFGKTGELISQLATVGTEMMLKNAELTINKWKDSNGVKRETPELIVSEFRVLSRGKKSESYQNQSQQQASAQPNAPQQQQPVTQQQIGSESAERMFNQRG; this comes from the coding sequence ATGTCATTTGGATTTATTGAAGTTTTAGCAGTAGGTAATATCGGTGAAATCAGCCCAGCTACGTTGCCATCAGGCGATGCAGTAACAAACTTCACCTTCGCATCCACCAAGTATTGGAAAGACAAGCAAGGCCAGCAGCAAGAGAAGACCACTTGGGTACGTTGTAAGGCGTTTGGTAAAACTGGCGAACTGATTAGTCAGTTGGCAACAGTGGGCACTGAGATGATGCTTAAAAACGCTGAGCTGACAATCAACAAATGGAAAGACAGCAATGGAGTTAAGCGCGAAACTCCAGAACTGATTGTGAGTGAGTTCCGTGTTCTGTCTCGTGGTAAGAAATCTGAAAGTTATCAGAACCAAAGCCAGCAACAGGCATCAGCACAGCCAAATGCTCCACAACAACAGCAGCCAGTCACGCAACAGCAGATTGGCAGCGAGTCAGCTGAAAGAATGTTTAATCAAAGAGGATAA
- a CDS encoding TraK domain-containing protein, translating to MKQTVLFALLAAALSQGAAAQDQSKQLPTIPIEDVRAGRLNLDQVVQAPPAAQRKNGFPTEEQQVSALAAQYNQVMATPVAKPQQNSIVEMAKQNYKTTQNYDLKPTDSILIPVGQGFMNSILTDFDMVAVKTSDKKSLLEADKGYVYATLRTDEPVSLILYEEGVPESQVSVTLIPIPAPPVIINLKVAMSQAMQAKAVAYQKQIAEEENIANAAAEQASYSDQHTKRIVELLKPVALGDLPRGFSLSNDIPRQYRKPCQVGIYQYTGQRLMGGREVIDVVLLRNDSNRVYQVREEMCLADDVIAVALFEKSYLQPGEDMELYILRNKFYEREQQRQNRRPRLTGGN from the coding sequence ATGAAACAAACTGTATTATTTGCATTGCTGGCAGCAGCATTGAGTCAGGGCGCAGCAGCTCAAGACCAAAGTAAACAATTGCCGACAATTCCAATTGAAGATGTACGTGCGGGACGCTTGAACTTAGACCAGGTTGTGCAAGCGCCACCAGCGGCGCAGAGAAAGAATGGTTTTCCAACCGAAGAGCAACAGGTTTCCGCATTGGCCGCCCAGTACAATCAGGTAATGGCTACGCCTGTAGCTAAGCCTCAGCAAAACAGTATTGTTGAGATGGCCAAGCAGAACTACAAGACTACCCAGAATTATGACCTGAAGCCAACGGACAGTATTTTGATTCCGGTTGGCCAGGGTTTCATGAACAGCATTCTGACCGACTTCGATATGGTAGCCGTGAAAACGTCTGACAAGAAGTCACTCCTTGAAGCAGATAAGGGTTATGTGTATGCAACGTTGCGCACCGATGAGCCGGTAAGCCTGATTCTTTACGAAGAAGGTGTGCCAGAGTCTCAGGTGTCAGTGACGTTGATTCCTATCCCTGCGCCGCCCGTGATCATCAATTTGAAAGTAGCAATGTCTCAGGCGATGCAGGCAAAAGCAGTCGCATATCAAAAGCAGATTGCTGAAGAAGAGAATATTGCAAATGCAGCGGCTGAGCAGGCTTCATATTCTGACCAACACACTAAGCGTATTGTTGAGCTTCTGAAGCCGGTGGCGTTGGGTGATTTGCCGCGTGGCTTCTCTCTATCCAATGACATTCCGCGACAATACAGAAAGCCATGTCAGGTGGGAATTTACCAGTACACAGGCCAGCGCTTGATGGGTGGCCGTGAAGTCATTGACGTAGTATTGCTGCGTAACGATTCAAACCGGGTTTATCAGGTACGTGAAGAGATGTGTTTAGCTGATGATGTCATAGCCGTAGCTTTGTTTGAGAAATCATATTTGCAACCTGGCGAAGACATGGAGTTGTATATTCTGCGAAATAAATTCTATGAGCGTGAGCAACAGCGTCAGAACCGCCGACCTCGACTGACTGGGGGTAACTAA
- a CDS encoding Ref family recombination enhancement nuclease — MIPVSIEKRKQYQERARLKQLAKINSPEYQAKQRAKAEAAFKRKLEKAKAKSQESYPVKPSLPASKPHKHRKKLKSKGMVGISRNKSEIELHDKMAKLGCICCINQGLISPFSGGPVSIHHFDGRTKEGCHKKVLPLCAWHHDTPIPTDHPYIAQHPNVFPIHAKGSVGGKVPWEKVNGKQDDLLLEVLGYLGIATLN; from the coding sequence ATGATCCCAGTATCGATTGAAAAGAGAAAGCAATACCAGGAGCGAGCCAGGCTCAAGCAACTTGCCAAAATCAATTCACCTGAATACCAGGCGAAGCAACGAGCAAAGGCAGAGGCGGCATTCAAACGAAAGTTGGAAAAAGCCAAAGCAAAGTCCCAAGAATCCTATCCGGTCAAACCGAGCTTGCCTGCCAGTAAGCCTCACAAGCATCGTAAAAAGCTAAAGTCCAAAGGCATGGTCGGAATTAGCCGCAACAAATCAGAGATTGAGCTGCATGACAAAATGGCCAAGCTTGGCTGTATTTGTTGCATCAATCAGGGCCTAATCTCCCCCTTTAGTGGGGGCCCGGTGTCAATCCATCACTTTGACGGTAGAACCAAAGAAGGCTGCCACAAGAAGGTACTTCCGCTTTGCGCCTGGCATCACGATACGCCCATCCCGACCGATCACCCATACATTGCGCAACATCCCAATGTATTCCCTATACACGCAAAGGGAAGTGTAGGAGGGAAGGTTCCATGGGAAAAGGTGAATGGTAAACAAGATGACTTGCTTTTAGAGGTCTTGGGTTACCTTGGAATTGCTACGCTCAATTAA
- a CDS encoding SOS response-associated peptidase family protein, producing the protein MNVTDDPLVVGLLARLGIDIQSQPIKPNRFVRAASPIQIVREQEGKRVLQTATWWLLLEPSEKGFKPSRYTSFNTRYDKLNVPRSAGYHPYRKSRCIIPARGFGETEFEYKGKKKVPKYYHDMVAKDCAIAFAGLCRDYICKDTGEVTTGCSVITLPPHPKLKDIHTKASPMMLPQDITMDDWLDAGNEDVEMFAHLLEPNIRHDLETFQIDKPSSHNSVGKAFTIHSD; encoded by the coding sequence TTGAACGTAACAGATGACCCCCTGGTTGTTGGACTTTTGGCGAGACTTGGAATCGATATCCAATCTCAGCCTATTAAACCGAACCGGTTTGTCAGGGCCGCCAGCCCAATCCAAATAGTCAGAGAGCAAGAAGGTAAACGGGTATTGCAGACAGCGACCTGGTGGTTATTGCTGGAGCCATCTGAAAAGGGATTTAAACCGTCAAGATACACCAGCTTTAACACTCGCTATGACAAACTTAATGTGCCGCGTTCTGCCGGGTACCACCCCTATAGGAAAAGCAGGTGCATTATTCCTGCCCGGGGGTTTGGTGAAACGGAATTTGAATATAAAGGCAAAAAGAAGGTGCCAAAGTATTACCATGACATGGTGGCCAAGGACTGCGCCATAGCATTTGCAGGCTTATGCCGTGACTATATCTGCAAAGACACTGGAGAGGTCACTACCGGATGCTCTGTCATCACTCTCCCGCCCCACCCTAAACTGAAAGATATTCATACAAAAGCAAGCCCAATGATGCTACCACAAGACATTACCATGGATGATTGGCTTGATGCTGGAAATGAGGATGTTGAAATGTTCGCGCACCTGCTAGAGCCAAACATCCGGCATGATTTAGAGACGTTCCAGATAGATAAACCCAGCAGTCACAACTCAGTTGGCAAGGCATTTACGATACACTCGGATTAG
- a CDS encoding phosphoadenosine phosphosulfate reductase: MFDINGVDKLSMESVESREAIIRHYAKDPRALFFISHSGGRDSQILAITVQRLVPANQIIYVHAHLGEVEHDGVLEHIERYKPSFTPFYVVENERQDFFDLVLLRFRFPSARIRLCTSTLKTGPIDKLIRKVMKERGATVGFNCIGIRAEESRQRAMKNPLWVNKRLTIKSRTVFDWLPVFHMKADGPEGVFAGIKQAGQEPFHIYGKRNMDGTLVDPNEVVNTRTSCRFCVLGNKNDIGNAATWYPDHYAKIVALERVTGHSMFFKTVKKQGVPVSVVEKAGVPVDEVAVRRHMKTLEARHKELLARKAAEEAEKAAKKTAKTKGAKQIDTHTIEMFG; encoded by the coding sequence ATGTTCGACATCAATGGCGTAGATAAACTGTCTATGGAATCGGTTGAAAGTCGAGAAGCGATTATCCGGCACTATGCAAAGGATCCCCGGGCGTTGTTCTTTATATCTCACTCGGGAGGCCGCGACAGTCAGATTCTGGCTATAACCGTCCAGCGCCTGGTGCCTGCCAATCAGATTATCTATGTTCACGCCCATTTGGGTGAAGTCGAGCACGATGGAGTGCTTGAGCACATAGAGCGGTACAAACCGTCCTTCACCCCATTCTATGTGGTCGAGAACGAGCGCCAAGACTTCTTTGATTTAGTGCTTTTAAGATTTCGTTTTCCTAGTGCAAGAATCCGGCTTTGCACTTCTACGCTCAAGACTGGCCCTATCGATAAGTTGATCCGCAAAGTGATGAAAGAGCGCGGCGCAACGGTGGGCTTTAACTGCATCGGTATTCGCGCCGAGGAATCCCGCCAACGCGCAATGAAAAATCCTCTATGGGTAAACAAGCGACTGACCATAAAGTCAAGGACTGTGTTTGACTGGTTGCCAGTATTCCATATGAAAGCTGATGGCCCGGAAGGTGTTTTTGCGGGTATTAAACAAGCCGGTCAAGAACCTTTCCATATCTACGGCAAACGCAACATGGACGGCACGCTGGTAGACCCTAATGAAGTGGTTAACACCCGAACTAGCTGTCGTTTCTGCGTTTTAGGGAACAAAAATGACATCGGCAACGCTGCTACCTGGTATCCCGACCATTACGCCAAAATCGTAGCCCTCGAGCGCGTCACCGGTCATAGCATGTTTTTCAAAACCGTGAAGAAGCAAGGTGTTCCTGTTTCGGTTGTTGAGAAAGCCGGTGTCCCGGTTGACGAAGTGGCGGTACGTCGTCATATGAAAACACTCGAGGCGCGTCACAAGGAGCTGCTGGCACGCAAGGCTGCTGAAGAGGCAGAGAAGGCGGCCAAGAAAACTGCCAAGACCAAGGGAGCAAAACAAATCGATACCCACACCATCGAGATGTTTGGCTGA
- a CDS encoding DUF5983 family protein: MTNTSALVCHLTPNDIEQLRNLAARDDFQMVMERDTGFVVKLYEEVEDFAGEPYSCNLLGLLMSAHQAGFRMVEFDSDATILEDVPSFD; the protein is encoded by the coding sequence ATGACCAATACAAGTGCATTGGTCTGCCACCTGACTCCTAATGACATCGAGCAATTACGCAACCTGGCTGCCCGTGATGATTTTCAGATGGTCATGGAGCGGGATACAGGCTTTGTCGTCAAACTTTACGAAGAAGTGGAAGACTTTGCAGGTGAACCATACAGCTGTAACTTGTTGGGCTTATTGATGTCGGCGCACCAAGCTGGATTTCGCATGGTGGAGTTCGATTCAGACGCGACAATCTTGGAAGACGTTCCGTCTTTCGATTAA